A single Anopheles arabiensis isolate DONGOLA chromosome 2, AaraD3, whole genome shotgun sequence DNA region contains:
- the LOC120893188 gene encoding putative hydroxypyruvate isomerase encodes MTALKFCANLNFMFLEASSFLGRYRAAKAAGFQGVEGPFPPAEINPESLKTVLEETGLRQILLNIALGDAQGGQFGCAALPGWESEFLANVERTVEYAKAVGCGKIHIMAGKLEGPATEAHDRTYLANLRLAAPILERNNIIGVIEPINKYAVPGYYLSCYDKAVQTITSVGSPNLKLMFDIYHAQHIRGNITNSIRELASHIGHVQLAQVPGRNEPDSDGELNFRHVLQVLDSEGQYADGWVGCEYRPLTSTVEGLRWLRDFGYWQ; translated from the exons ATGACTGCGCTTAAGTTTTGTGcgaatttgaattttatgttCCTGGAAGCGAGTTCCTTCCTGGGTCGCTACCGTGCTGCAAAGGCGGCTGGCTTCCAGGGCGTTGAAGGACCATTTCCACCCGCCGAAATCAATCCGGAATCGCTAAAAACCGTACTGGAGGAGACGGGATTGAGGCAAATCCTACTGAACATTGCGCTGG GAGACGCGCAGGGTGGTCAGTTTGGGTGTGCCGCCCTGCCTGGATGGGAGTCGGAGTTTCTCGCCAATGTCGAACGCACCGTCGAATACGCCAAGGCTGTCGGTTGCGGGAA AATACACATAATGGCAGGTAAGCTGGAGGGTCCGGCAACGGAAGCACACGATCGTACCTATCTTGCCAATCTTCGACTTGCTGCTCCGATTTTGGAACGGAACAACATTATCGGTGTTATTGAACCCATTAACAAGTATGCGGTGCCTGGGTACTATCTTTCCTGTTACGATAAGG CTGTTCAGACCATCACCTCCGTCGGCAGTCCGAATTTGAAGCTGATGTTCGATATCTACCACGCCCAGCATATACGCGGGAACATCACGAACAGCATCCGTGAGCTGGCGTCCCACATCGGACACGTGCAGTTGGCACAGGTACCGGGCCGAAACGAACCGGACAGTGATGGTGAATTGAACTTTCGCCACGTGCTACAAGTGCTGGACAGCGAGGGCCAGTACGCGGACGGCTGGGTTGGGTGTGAGTATCGCCCGCTGACCAGTACGGTCGAAGGACTCCGCTGGTTGCGTGACTTTGGCTATTGGCAGTGA